A single window of Nocardioides kongjuensis DNA harbors:
- the lspA gene encoding signal peptidase II translates to MQAARGTPVDHRDDGPGHTNERLLAKPSSWLIFATVAVTMVAIDQVAKVLAVRHLAGEPDREVVGELLKLHLTYNPGAAFSLGTRFTLAITCLACVATLVVLWVSRRAVSKVWAVGLGLLLAGIDGNLVDRMVREPGPFKGHVVDFLMLPNWPVFNVADICINVGVGLILLQVLRGVSLDGSKAEKAATPETQEES, encoded by the coding sequence ATGCAAGCAGCGCGAGGAACGCCGGTAGACCACCGCGACGACGGGCCCGGCCATACCAACGAGCGCCTGCTGGCCAAGCCGAGCAGCTGGCTGATCTTCGCCACGGTCGCCGTGACCATGGTCGCGATCGACCAGGTCGCGAAGGTGCTGGCGGTGCGCCACCTGGCAGGCGAGCCCGACCGCGAGGTCGTCGGCGAGCTGCTGAAGCTGCACCTGACCTACAACCCCGGCGCGGCGTTCAGCCTCGGCACCCGGTTCACGCTCGCCATCACCTGCCTGGCCTGCGTCGCGACCCTCGTGGTGCTGTGGGTCAGCCGCAGGGCGGTCAGCAAGGTCTGGGCCGTCGGCCTGGGCCTGCTGCTGGCCGGCATCGACGGCAACCTGGTCGACCGGATGGTTCGCGAGCCCGGGCCGTTCAAGGGCCACGTCGTCGACTTCCTGATGCTGCCGAACTGGCCGGTCTTCAACGTCGCCGACATCTGCATCAACGTCGGCGTCGGCCTGATCCTGCTCCAGGTGCTGCGGGGCGTGAGCCTCGACGGCAGCAAGGCCGAGAAGGCCGCGACGCCCGAGACCCAGGAGGAGTCGTGA
- the murG gene encoding undecaprenyldiphospho-muramoylpentapeptide beta-N-acetylglucosaminyltransferase, with amino-acid sequence MRILLAGGGTAGHTSPLLATADALRRLDPDAEITCLGTPRGLENKVVPAAGYPLRLVPPVPLPRKPGKDLALVPARLRGAVKAALEVVDDVRPDVVVGYGGYVSMPAYVAARRRRLPLVVHEQNALPGIANKVGARIADRVAVSFPDTPLKGGEYVGLPIRRMISTLDRPALRSEARAFFGLDPDLPTLVVTGGSQGARRLNQAVSGAAAALGSAGVQVLHVIGPNGASDPGWTEPVPTGVPYVVLPFVERMDLALAAADVMVCRSGASSVVEAAASGVPAIFVPLPIGNGEQALNARPVVEAGGALLVDDASFTADYVADTVPALATDTDRLARMGAAAADLVPRDADDRLARIIADVAGATR; translated from the coding sequence GTGAGGATTCTTCTGGCCGGCGGGGGTACGGCGGGGCACACCTCTCCGTTGCTCGCGACCGCCGACGCCCTGCGCCGACTCGACCCGGACGCCGAGATCACCTGCCTCGGCACGCCGCGTGGCCTGGAGAACAAGGTGGTGCCCGCGGCCGGCTACCCGCTGCGCCTGGTCCCGCCCGTCCCGCTGCCGCGCAAGCCCGGCAAGGACCTGGCCCTCGTGCCCGCGCGGCTGCGCGGTGCCGTCAAGGCCGCGCTCGAGGTGGTCGACGACGTACGCCCCGACGTGGTCGTCGGCTACGGCGGCTACGTGTCGATGCCGGCCTACGTCGCCGCGCGGCGCCGCAGGCTGCCCCTCGTCGTCCACGAGCAGAACGCGCTGCCCGGGATCGCCAACAAGGTCGGCGCCCGCATCGCCGACCGGGTCGCGGTCAGCTTCCCCGACACCCCGCTCAAGGGCGGTGAGTACGTCGGCCTGCCGATCCGCCGGATGATCTCCACCCTCGACCGCCCGGCCCTGCGGTCGGAGGCCCGCGCGTTCTTCGGGCTCGACCCCGACCTGCCGACGCTCGTCGTCACCGGCGGCTCCCAGGGGGCGCGCCGGCTCAACCAGGCCGTCAGCGGCGCCGCGGCCGCCCTCGGCTCGGCGGGCGTCCAGGTGCTCCACGTGATCGGGCCCAACGGCGCGAGCGACCCGGGCTGGACCGAGCCGGTCCCGACCGGGGTCCCGTACGTCGTGCTGCCGTTCGTGGAGCGGATGGACCTGGCCCTCGCCGCCGCCGACGTCATGGTGTGCCGCTCCGGCGCCTCGAGCGTCGTCGAGGCCGCGGCGAGCGGCGTGCCCGCGATCTTCGTGCCGCTGCCGATCGGCAACGGCGAGCAGGCGCTCAACGCGCGTCCCGTGGTCGAGGCCGGCGGAGCGCTGCTGGTCGACGACGCGTCCTTCACCGCCGACTACGTCGCCGACACGGTTCCCGCGCTGGCCACCGACACCGACCGGCTGGCCCGGATGGGGGCCGCGGCGGCCGACCTCGTGCCCCGTGACGCGGACGACCGGCTGGCCCGGATCATCGCCGACGTGGCCGGAGCCACCAGGTGA
- a CDS encoding cell division protein FtsQ/DivIB, which translates to MARGRGKGPTPQDRMRRAFARRQRARRWLTWRYVLAAVLLVGAVAFGVYAIYFSSWLRADSVQVVGNAQLSEKQVLATADVPLGGPLATVDLHAIEVRLKSLATVKSVDVSRTWPHDVRIDIVERTPVAVLDRGDRLTNLDATGVAFGHLAKAPDGLPRVKVGPGADGDALAEGAAVVVVLDPAITELVDYVEVRSVDEIDLHLRDGRLVRWGSADQAEDKAAVLLSLLNRKAQVYDVSVPGAPTTS; encoded by the coding sequence ATGGCGAGGGGTAGGGGCAAGGGGCCGACCCCGCAGGACCGGATGCGTCGCGCCTTCGCCCGCCGCCAGCGCGCCCGCCGCTGGCTCACCTGGCGCTACGTCCTGGCCGCCGTGCTGCTCGTCGGCGCCGTCGCCTTCGGCGTCTACGCGATCTACTTCTCCTCCTGGCTGCGGGCCGACTCCGTCCAGGTGGTCGGCAACGCGCAGCTGTCCGAGAAGCAGGTGCTCGCCACCGCCGACGTCCCGCTCGGCGGGCCGCTGGCGACCGTCGACCTGCACGCGATCGAGGTGCGCCTGAAGTCCCTGGCCACCGTCAAGTCGGTCGACGTCTCGCGCACCTGGCCCCACGACGTCCGCATCGACATCGTCGAGCGCACCCCCGTCGCCGTCCTCGACCGTGGCGACCGGCTCACCAACCTCGACGCCACCGGCGTCGCCTTCGGCCACCTCGCCAAGGCCCCCGACGGCCTGCCCCGCGTCAAGGTCGGTCCCGGCGCCGACGGGGACGCCCTCGCCGAGGGTGCGGCCGTGGTCGTCGTGCTCGACCCCGCGATCACCGAGCTCGTCGACTACGTCGAGGTCCGCAGCGTCGACGAGATCGACCTGCACCTGCGGGACGGACGGCTGGTGCGCTGGGGGAGCGCGGACCAGGCCGAGGACAAGGCCGCCGTGCTGCTCTCGCTCCTCAACCGCAAGGCGCAGGTGTACGACGTCTCGGTCCCCGGCGCCCCCACCACCAGCTGA
- a CDS encoding RluA family pseudouridine synthase, producing MTTVDHRSLPVPDSLDGERVDVAMAQLFGVSRTRAAELIAQDLVVLDGAPVSGKSERVLGGSVLDVSIPAEADPLEVVPELVEGIKIIHDDDAIVVIDKPVGVAVHPSPGWRGPTVVGHLAGAGFRISTSGAKEREGIVQRLDVGTSGVMVIAKSEHAYSVLKNAFRRRTVDKTYHALVQGHPDPLEGTVDAPIGRHPRFDYKFAVMEDGRHSVTHYETLEAHRFASLLEIHLETGRTHQIRVHMSALKHPCVGDLTYGADPVLARRVGLERQWLHAVKLGFEHPETNAYVEYESSYPDDLAHALEVIRDAH from the coding sequence GTGACGACAGTCGACCACCGCAGCCTGCCGGTGCCCGACAGCCTCGACGGCGAGCGGGTCGACGTCGCGATGGCGCAGCTGTTCGGCGTCTCGCGAACCCGCGCGGCCGAGCTGATCGCCCAGGACCTGGTCGTCCTCGACGGCGCTCCGGTCAGCGGCAAGAGCGAGCGGGTCCTCGGCGGCTCGGTGCTCGACGTGTCCATCCCGGCCGAGGCCGACCCGCTCGAGGTCGTGCCGGAGCTGGTCGAGGGGATCAAGATCATCCACGACGACGACGCGATCGTCGTGATCGACAAGCCGGTCGGCGTCGCGGTGCACCCGTCCCCGGGCTGGCGCGGGCCGACCGTGGTGGGCCACCTCGCCGGAGCCGGCTTCCGGATCTCCACCTCCGGCGCGAAGGAGCGTGAGGGCATCGTCCAGCGCCTCGACGTCGGCACCTCGGGGGTGATGGTGATCGCCAAGTCCGAGCACGCCTACTCGGTCCTCAAGAACGCCTTCCGCCGCCGCACGGTCGACAAGACCTACCACGCGCTGGTCCAGGGGCACCCGGACCCGCTCGAGGGCACCGTCGACGCGCCGATCGGCCGGCACCCGAGGTTCGACTACAAGTTCGCGGTGATGGAGGACGGCCGGCACAGCGTCACCCACTACGAGACGCTCGAGGCGCACCGCTTCGCCAGCCTCCTCGAGATCCACCTCGAGACCGGGCGCACCCACCAGATCCGGGTGCACATGAGCGCGCTCAAGCATCCCTGCGTCGGCGACCTCACCTATGGCGCCGACCCGGTGCTCGCCCGCCGGGTCGGTCTCGAGCGGCAGTGGCTGCACGCCGTGAAGCTCGGCTTCGAGCACCCCGAGACGAACGCGTACGTCGAGTACGAGTCGTCGTACCCCGACGACCTCGCGCACGCGCTCGAGGTCATCCGTGACGCCCACTGA
- the pgeF gene encoding peptidoglycan editing factor PgeF produces the protein MFALRETTDLDPARSSGGRVEVAFTDASIDLAGGDGFAAALAGLAEAIGVPVAWAHQVHGDGVVAVEHADDSGPEADGLVTAARGLALMVRVADCVPVVLADPGAGVVGVAHAGRRGVELDVVTRTVERMRELGAADLHAWVGPHICGRCYEVPATLRDEVAARVPATYAETSWGTPGLDLGAGVAAQLSAAGVAVTAVPGCTLEDDRFHSYRRDGAAAGRFAGLVWLS, from the coding sequence GTGTTCGCCCTTCGTGAGACGACCGACCTCGACCCGGCCCGCAGCAGCGGCGGCCGGGTCGAGGTCGCGTTCACGGACGCCTCGATCGACCTGGCCGGCGGCGACGGCTTCGCCGCCGCGCTCGCCGGGCTGGCCGAGGCGATCGGCGTACCCGTCGCCTGGGCGCACCAGGTCCACGGCGACGGCGTCGTCGCCGTGGAGCACGCCGACGACAGCGGGCCGGAGGCCGACGGTCTCGTCACCGCCGCGCGCGGGCTCGCGCTGATGGTCCGGGTCGCCGACTGCGTCCCGGTCGTCCTCGCCGACCCGGGTGCCGGCGTCGTGGGCGTCGCCCACGCCGGTCGCCGCGGCGTCGAGCTCGACGTCGTCACCCGCACCGTCGAGCGGATGCGGGAGCTCGGCGCCGCCGACCTGCACGCCTGGGTCGGACCCCACATCTGCGGCCGGTGCTACGAGGTTCCTGCCACCCTGCGCGACGAGGTCGCGGCCCGGGTGCCGGCGACGTACGCCGAGACCAGCTGGGGCACCCCCGGCCTCGACCTCGGGGCCGGCGTCGCCGCCCAGCTGAGCGCCGCCGGCGTGGCGGTCACCGCGGTGCCCGGCTGCACCCTCGAGGACGACCGCTTCCACTCCTACCGGCGCGACGGCGCGGCCGCCGGCCGCTTCGCGGGACTGGTGTGGCTGTCGTGA
- the murC gene encoding UDP-N-acetylmuramate--L-alanine ligase, which yields MKIPVPDEILPADRLGHVHLVGIGGAGLSGIARLMHQAGVVVSGSDANDSAVVQALRAEGITVHVGHDAAHLDGVDTVVATTAAREDNPEIVAALARGLRLWPRSAGLQSVLLGKDVVAIAGTHGKTTTTAMTVMALREAGVDLTFAIGAEVEALGTNAAYGTGEVAVVEADESDGAFLVYTPRIGVITNVDADHLDHWGTEEAYEAAFAEFASRAPVALTDRADLATRTVGFSDDARLRGHDLVIEGGRTRFRVTSDGADLGTVELAVPGRHYAQDALLALAVGLELGLEPAVLIRGLAKHQGAKRRMEPVGTAGGVRVYDSYAHHPSEIRGDLEAARSLVGDGRLIVCFQPHLVSRTRIFGEEMGRELGAADEVVVMDVYVAREDPDPDVTGALVARAVPLAPGRVRNVPDRAAVVPTLVGLARPGDLVLTLGAGDVTALAPQVVAALEAADRRRGDGEG from the coding sequence GTGAAGATCCCCGTCCCCGACGAGATCCTGCCGGCCGACCGGCTGGGTCACGTCCACCTCGTCGGCATCGGCGGCGCCGGGCTGTCGGGCATCGCCCGGCTGATGCACCAGGCCGGCGTGGTCGTCAGCGGCAGCGATGCCAACGACTCGGCCGTCGTGCAGGCGCTGCGCGCCGAGGGCATCACCGTCCACGTCGGCCACGACGCGGCCCACCTCGACGGCGTCGACACCGTCGTCGCGACCACCGCCGCCCGCGAGGACAACCCCGAGATCGTCGCCGCGCTCGCGCGCGGCCTGCGGCTGTGGCCGCGCTCGGCCGGGCTCCAGTCCGTGCTGCTCGGCAAGGACGTCGTCGCCATCGCCGGCACCCACGGCAAGACCACCACCACCGCGATGACGGTGATGGCCCTGCGCGAGGCCGGCGTCGACCTCACCTTCGCGATCGGCGCCGAGGTCGAGGCGCTCGGCACCAACGCGGCCTACGGCACCGGTGAGGTCGCCGTCGTCGAGGCCGACGAGTCCGACGGCGCCTTCCTCGTCTACACCCCGCGGATCGGCGTGATCACCAACGTCGACGCCGACCACCTCGACCACTGGGGCACCGAGGAGGCCTACGAGGCCGCCTTCGCCGAGTTCGCCTCCCGCGCCCCGGTCGCCCTCACCGACCGCGCCGACCTCGCCACCCGCACCGTCGGCTTCTCCGACGACGCCCGGCTGCGCGGCCACGACCTCGTCATCGAGGGCGGCCGCACCCGGTTCCGGGTGACCAGCGACGGTGCCGACCTCGGCACCGTGGAGCTCGCCGTCCCGGGGCGCCACTACGCCCAGGACGCGCTGCTCGCCCTCGCCGTCGGCCTCGAGCTCGGCCTCGAGCCTGCCGTGCTCATCCGCGGGCTCGCGAAGCACCAGGGGGCCAAGCGGCGGATGGAGCCGGTCGGCACGGCCGGGGGAGTCCGGGTCTACGACTCCTACGCCCACCACCCCAGCGAGATCCGCGGCGACCTCGAGGCCGCCCGCTCGCTGGTCGGCGACGGCCGGCTGATCGTGTGCTTCCAGCCGCACCTGGTCTCCCGCACCCGGATCTTCGGCGAGGAGATGGGCCGCGAGCTCGGCGCCGCCGACGAGGTCGTCGTGATGGACGTGTACGTCGCCCGCGAGGACCCCGACCCCGACGTCACCGGTGCGCTGGTGGCCCGCGCGGTCCCGCTCGCCCCCGGCCGCGTCCGGAACGTGCCGGACCGGGCTGCCGTCGTACCCACCCTGGTGGGACTGGCCCGCCCCGGTGACCTGGTCCTCACCCTCGGCGCCGGCGACGTGACCGCCCTCGCGCCGCAGGTCGTCGCCGCGCTCGAAGCGGCCGACCGCAGGCGGGGCGATGGCGAGGGGTAG
- a CDS encoding DivIVA domain-containing protein has translation MPLTPEDVSNKRFTPVRLREGYDMGEVDQFLDEVEAELARLTQENDDLRAKLAAAQAGSSSASFDAPTQLAPVPEILPEPPAPAPVVAPAPVEPVVAAPVAAPAPVAGGVETIRVETVPEASNAAARLLEIATRNADELVEDAKNEADKIVGEARTKSERLASEAKVKADRLESDARTRAEMLDAETAERRTQLFGDLEKERDKLSAEVETLRSFEREYRSRLKSYFTQQLESLQTPGDTLAPVEEAPAPKRLRSILGEEEA, from the coding sequence ATGCCCCTGACGCCAGAGGACGTGAGCAACAAGCGCTTTACGCCGGTTCGGCTGCGCGAGGGCTACGACATGGGCGAGGTCGACCAGTTCCTGGACGAGGTCGAGGCTGAGCTCGCTCGGCTGACCCAGGAGAACGACGACCTCCGCGCGAAGCTCGCGGCCGCGCAGGCCGGGTCGTCGTCCGCGTCCTTCGACGCTCCGACCCAGCTGGCGCCGGTGCCCGAGATCCTGCCCGAGCCCCCGGCTCCCGCTCCCGTCGTGGCCCCTGCTCCGGTCGAGCCCGTCGTCGCGGCCCCCGTCGCCGCGCCCGCCCCGGTCGCCGGTGGCGTCGAGACGATCCGTGTCGAGACCGTGCCGGAGGCGTCCAACGCCGCCGCCCGCCTGCTCGAGATCGCCACGCGCAACGCCGACGAGCTCGTCGAGGACGCCAAGAACGAGGCCGACAAGATCGTCGGCGAGGCCCGGACCAAGTCCGAGCGCCTGGCCTCCGAGGCCAAGGTCAAGGCCGACCGCCTCGAGTCCGACGCCCGCACCCGCGCCGAGATGCTCGACGCCGAGACCGCCGAGCGTCGTACCCAGCTCTTCGGCGACCTCGAGAAGGAGCGCGACAAGCTCTCCGCCGAGGTCGAGACGCTGCGCTCCTTCGAGCGTGAGTACCGCTCGCGCCTCAAGAGCTACTTCACCCAGCAGCTCGAGTCGCTGCAGACGCCGGGTGACACCCTGGCGCCGGTCGAGGAGGCCCCCGCTCCCAAGCGGCTGCGCTCCATCCTCGGCGAGGAAGAGGCCTGA
- a CDS encoding TraR/DksA family transcriptional regulator, which produces MARSTKKSLAGQAASAARKIIRPRKATASTDVLAKKSAATKAAPAAAKKAAPAKNAAPAKKAAPAKKTAPAKKTAPAKKTAPAKKAAAAPAKKAAPAKKAAPAKKAAPAKKAAPAPAKKTSVAKKVAPAPAKKAAPAKKAAPAPAKKAAPVKKAAPAKKSAPATKAAARKATPASLVVLDHEEAWSAAELAEVLAELHEQREASATILEEQEADLSGLLRDSGDGAGQDQADLGATSFERDHELTVLNHEREKVAQIDRALARIDDGTYGVCESCGNPIGKMRLMAFPRATLCMTCKQREERR; this is translated from the coding sequence ATGGCCCGCAGCACGAAGAAGTCGTTGGCCGGTCAGGCCGCTTCCGCCGCCCGGAAGATCATCCGCCCACGGAAGGCCACGGCGAGCACCGACGTCCTGGCGAAGAAGAGCGCCGCCACGAAGGCGGCACCCGCGGCCGCCAAGAAGGCAGCCCCCGCGAAGAACGCCGCTCCGGCCAAGAAGGCGGCTCCGGCCAAGAAGACGGCCCCGGCCAAGAAGACGGCCCCGGCCAAGAAGACGGCCCCGGCCAAGAAGGCAGCCGCGGCCCCCGCGAAGAAGGCGGCTCCCGCCAAGAAGGCGGCTCCGGCCAAGAAGGCCGCTCCCGCCAAGAAGGCGGCACCCGCTCCTGCGAAGAAGACGTCCGTGGCCAAGAAGGTAGCCCCGGCCCCCGCGAAGAAGGCGGCTCCCGCCAAGAAGGCCGCTCCAGCCCCAGCGAAGAAGGCAGCACCGGTGAAGAAGGCAGCACCCGCGAAGAAGTCGGCCCCGGCCACGAAGGCAGCCGCACGCAAGGCCACCCCCGCGTCCCTGGTCGTCCTCGACCACGAGGAGGCATGGTCGGCCGCCGAGCTGGCCGAGGTGCTGGCCGAGCTCCACGAGCAGCGCGAGGCGAGCGCCACGATCCTCGAGGAGCAGGAGGCCGACCTCAGCGGGCTGCTGCGCGACTCCGGCGACGGCGCCGGCCAGGACCAGGCCGACCTCGGCGCGACGAGCTTCGAGCGTGACCACGAGCTCACCGTCCTCAACCACGAGCGCGAGAAGGTCGCCCAGATCGACCGGGCCCTGGCCCGCATCGACGACGGCACGTACGGCGTGTGCGAGTCGTGCGGCAACCCCATCGGCAAGATGCGGCTGATGGCGTTTCCGCGTGCCACACTGTGCATGACATGCAAGCAGCGCGAGGAACGCCGGTAG
- a CDS encoding GNAT family N-acetyltransferase, with protein sequence MTPTESPDPGLLLRPAVPDDVPRIAAVQVAARAVAAMPPGIHSPEEVRAYLAANFGTAENWVAETAGQVVGYARFTRTWLNDLYVDPAHQGTGVGGALLDLVKARLGDGFSLWVFEQNTPARAFYAARGLVEREHTDGSGNEERAPDLRMEWPAGSVGGSS encoded by the coding sequence GTGACGCCCACTGAGTCCCCGGACCCGGGCCTCCTGCTCCGCCCGGCGGTGCCGGACGACGTACCGCGGATCGCCGCGGTGCAGGTCGCTGCCCGCGCCGTGGCCGCGATGCCACCCGGGATCCACAGCCCCGAGGAGGTCCGCGCCTACCTCGCCGCGAACTTCGGCACGGCCGAGAACTGGGTCGCCGAGACGGCCGGCCAGGTCGTCGGCTACGCCCGGTTCACCCGGACCTGGCTCAACGACCTCTACGTCGACCCGGCCCACCAGGGCACCGGCGTCGGCGGTGCCCTGCTCGACCTGGTGAAGGCTCGACTGGGCGACGGGTTCAGCCTGTGGGTCTTCGAGCAGAACACCCCTGCGCGGGCCTTCTACGCCGCCCGCGGACTGGTCGAGCGCGAGCACACCGACGGCTCCGGGAACGAGGAACGGGCACCCGACCTGCGCATGGAGTGGCCGGCCGGATCTGTCGGAGGGTCGTCCTAG
- a CDS encoding cell division protein SepF, producing the protein MSGAMRRIGEYLGLLEDTGYDEAGYDEYADEATDRTRGREVREPRQERPVRAVPSNVTSSTSGSVADLEERRRPVAVAPQPVVAELSRITTLHPTTYNEARSIGEEYREGIPVIMNLTEMDDADAKRLVDFAAGLIFATRGSIERVTNKVFLLSPPNVTVAAEDKQAIAADGFFNQS; encoded by the coding sequence ATGAGCGGTGCGATGCGCAGGATCGGTGAGTACCTCGGCCTGCTGGAGGACACCGGCTATGACGAGGCCGGCTACGACGAGTACGCCGACGAGGCGACCGACCGGACCCGCGGCCGCGAGGTCCGCGAGCCCCGCCAGGAGCGTCCCGTCCGCGCGGTGCCGTCCAACGTCACGAGCAGCACCTCGGGCAGCGTCGCCGACCTCGAGGAGCGTCGCCGCCCCGTCGCGGTCGCGCCGCAGCCGGTCGTCGCGGAGCTCTCCCGGATCACGACCCTGCACCCGACCACCTACAACGAGGCGCGCTCGATCGGCGAGGAGTACCGCGAGGGCATCCCGGTGATCATGAACCTCACCGAGATGGACGACGCCGACGCCAAGCGTCTCGTCGACTTCGCCGCCGGCCTGATCTTCGCGACCCGCGGCAGCATCGAGCGGGTCACCAACAAGGTGTTCCTGCTCTCGCCGCCGAACGTCACCGTCGCCGCCGAGGACAAGCAGGCCATCGCCGCCGACGGCTTCTTCAACCAGAGCTAG
- a CDS encoding YggT family protein, translating to MTIVGWIIEGVLFAFIAFLWVRFITDWVQVFARSWEPRGPVLVFLELAYSVTDPPINGLRRVIKPIRIGNFALDISFILVMILAYVLLSVNRSTLLL from the coding sequence GTGACGATCGTCGGCTGGATCATCGAGGGCGTGCTGTTCGCCTTCATCGCGTTCCTGTGGGTGCGCTTCATCACGGACTGGGTGCAGGTGTTCGCGCGGAGCTGGGAGCCCCGCGGCCCGGTGCTGGTCTTCCTGGAGCTGGCCTACAGCGTGACCGACCCGCCGATCAACGGGCTGCGCCGCGTGATCAAGCCGATCCGGATCGGCAACTTCGCCCTCGACATCAGCTTCATCCTGGTCATGATCCTGGCCTACGTGCTGCTGTCGGTGAACCGCTCCACGCTGTTGCTCTGA
- a CDS encoding YggS family pyridoxal phosphate-dependent enzyme, with protein MTTQRADELRTNLAAVHDRIARAAADAGRSAEEVSLVVVTKFFPASDVRLLAGLGVTDVGENRHQEAEAKASECADLGLRWHFIGGLQSNKAAAVARYADVVESVDRAALVPRLARGAADAGRVVDVLLQVSLDPPGRDHRAGADPATLASLADEVARTPELRLRGLMAVAPLDDDPALAFARLAGIRADFLSRHPDATVLSAGMSGDLEAAITVGATHVRIGSAVLGTRPAVQ; from the coding sequence GTGACCACGCAGCGCGCAGACGAGCTGCGCACCAACCTGGCCGCCGTCCACGACCGGATCGCCCGCGCCGCCGCCGATGCGGGCCGCAGCGCCGAGGAGGTCTCCCTGGTCGTGGTCACCAAGTTCTTCCCGGCCTCCGACGTCCGGCTGCTCGCCGGCCTCGGCGTCACCGACGTGGGGGAGAACCGTCACCAGGAGGCGGAGGCCAAGGCGTCCGAGTGCGCCGACCTCGGCCTGCGCTGGCACTTCATCGGCGGCCTGCAGTCCAACAAGGCCGCTGCCGTCGCGCGGTACGCCGACGTCGTCGAGTCGGTCGACCGGGCCGCGCTGGTCCCGCGGCTGGCGCGCGGTGCCGCCGACGCCGGCCGCGTCGTCGACGTCCTGCTCCAGGTCAGCCTCGACCCGCCGGGCCGCGACCACCGGGCCGGTGCGGACCCCGCGACCCTCGCGTCGCTCGCCGACGAGGTCGCCCGCACCCCGGAGCTGCGGTTGCGGGGGCTGATGGCCGTCGCGCCGCTCGACGACGACCCCGCGCTGGCCTTCGCCCGGCTGGCCGGGATCCGCGCCGACTTCCTGTCCCGTCATCCCGACGCGACGGTCCTGTCGGCCGGGATGAGCGGTGACCTGGAGGCGGCGATCACCGTCGGCGCGACACACGTACGCATTGGCTCCGCGGTCCTCGGAACGAGGCCTGCGGTCCAGTAA
- the ftsZ gene encoding cell division protein FtsZ: MAAAQNYLAIIKVVGIGGGGVNAVNRMIEVGLKGVEFIAINTDAQALLMSDADVKLDIGRELTRGLGAGANPDVGGKAAEDHAEEIEEVLKGADMVFVTAGEGGGTGTGGAPVVARIARSLGALTIGVVTRPFTFEGARRKKSADEGIERLREEVDTLIVIPNDRLLQISDRNVSMLDAFKQADQVLLQGVSGITDLITTPGLINVDFADVKAVMSNAGSALMGIGSARGEDRALAAAEMAISSPLLEASIDGAHGVLLSIAGGSDLGIFEINEAAAMVADAVHEDANIIFGTIIDDALGDEVRVTVIAAGFDGGLPKRRDETAVRRPAQQAPATSAPARTAPAQSQAPSQAAQQAQPAQTRESAAPATPAEPQPVGARTTPAPMQFDDGDDLDVPDFLK, from the coding sequence GTGGCAGCTGCACAGAACTACCTGGCCATCATCAAGGTCGTCGGGATCGGCGGGGGCGGCGTCAACGCCGTCAACCGGATGATCGAGGTCGGCCTCAAGGGCGTCGAGTTCATCGCCATCAACACCGACGCGCAGGCGCTGCTGATGAGCGACGCCGACGTGAAGCTCGACATCGGCCGCGAGCTCACCCGCGGTCTCGGCGCGGGTGCGAACCCCGACGTCGGCGGCAAGGCTGCCGAGGACCACGCGGAGGAGATCGAGGAGGTGCTCAAGGGCGCCGACATGGTCTTCGTGACCGCGGGCGAGGGTGGTGGCACCGGTACCGGTGGTGCCCCGGTCGTCGCCCGGATCGCCCGCTCGCTCGGCGCGCTGACCATCGGTGTGGTGACCCGTCCGTTCACCTTCGAGGGCGCCCGCCGCAAGAAGTCCGCCGACGAGGGCATCGAGCGTCTCCGCGAGGAGGTCGACACCCTCATCGTCATCCCGAACGACCGGCTGCTGCAGATCTCGGACCGCAACGTGTCCATGCTCGACGCGTTCAAGCAGGCCGACCAGGTGCTGCTGCAGGGTGTCTCCGGCATCACGGACCTGATCACCACGCCCGGCCTGATCAACGTCGACTTCGCCGACGTCAAGGCGGTCATGAGCAACGCCGGCTCCGCGCTCATGGGCATCGGCTCGGCCCGTGGCGAGGACCGCGCGCTCGCTGCCGCCGAGATGGCGATCAGCAGCCCGCTGCTGGAGGCCTCGATCGACGGTGCCCACGGTGTCCTGCTCTCGATCGCCGGTGGCTCCGACCTCGGCATCTTCGAGATCAACGAGGCCGCGGCGATGGTGGCCGACGCGGTGCACGAGGACGCCAACATCATCTTCGGCACGATCATCGACGACGCCCTCGGTGACGAGGTCCGGGTGACCGTCATCGCCGCCGGCTTCGACGGTGGCCTGCCCAAGCGTCGCGACGAGACCGCCGTACGCCGCCCGGCCCAGCAGGCGCCGGCCACCTCGGCCCCGGCTCGCACCGCGCCCGCCCAGTCCCAGGCCCCCTCCCAGGCGGCTCAGCAGGCCCAGCCCGCGCAGACCCGCGAGAGCGCCGCGCCCGCGACGCCCGCCGAGCCGCAGCCGGTCGGTGCCCGCACCACCCCGGCGCCGATGCAGTTCGACGACGGCGACGACCTGGACGTGCCCGACTTCCTGAAGTGA